The proteins below come from a single Vidua chalybeata isolate OUT-0048 chromosome 1, bVidCha1 merged haplotype, whole genome shotgun sequence genomic window:
- the KIF9 gene encoding kinesin-like protein KIF9 isoform X2, protein MHQILGVQLRVRRRRRFQHRPGHSRPAAVSLRPRRALAPPGRRTRGHFRESTEAAVAIENPEVDAAMATRDATPELTIKGSQEEEEQESSEGPEKSGISASKAESERAVSVASVKSQEQEHDQEREQEKEKEREEDEDQENIISLLLSDAEPKGESHRTPKRVLVFVRVKPTAHFAQEMIRLGSDNKSIDIYIQKSPRGGVVNNSQTDWSFKLDGLLHNTSQEMVYDTVAKGLVSKALQGYNGTIMCYGQTGAGKTYTMTGTASEYRNRGIIPRAIQQIFKSAAEFLNILVTVRISYLEIYNEALFDLLAPALSRGCKDNQLSVMDGPQGVYVKGLSIHPVSNEEEALHLLFEGETNRVIAEHSLNKNSSRSHCIFTMYIECRSRDYTNHKCLKSKITLIDLAGSERLSKTRSEGQVRVEASYINKSLSFLEQLVIALADPKREHIPFRQSKLTHVLKDSLGGKCNTVLVTNIYGEAEHVEETLSSLRFATRMNWVTAEPVPNEPFYREVSVKALEEEIQLLKQELIMQDSLTSHSLMSYNPLTTAQRAEIRSQVQKYLRGVIEEIDIVNVRQIQEVFRQFKMILRKEICRSPPPETDQDEFSPSKSPTKDLEEEEEKEEEEEKEEEEEVEEEEKEEEEEDGDDQDSDEEPSISSLEDSQNLRPLLSKQEAFEVFKKETGREIYRIFRDNKRILIARKKRSHSVTQGINGLKQQMEAIKEALEAQKQKRRQEGEYTDEKGRVIIDEEEFSFILKLKELKEEHRAGFTELQDLKAEIQYCQQLMDKCRKRLISEFEIWYNETFRIPKGVKKALESGGNIRPGMIPIKRVMFPDEDVQDKFERVQETALPDCPGSVSFYRARMKTDQKQTFDRTMAALQKMHRKPGLVPAAGKKKALSFLPLT, encoded by the exons ATGCACCAGATCCTCGGGGTCCAGCTCCGGgtccgccgccgccgccgcttccaGCATCGTCCCGGCCACTCCCGTCCCGCTGCCGTCTCGCTTCGCCCCCGCCGCGCGCTggccccgcccggccgccgTACGCGGGGCCACTTCCGGGAGAGCACGGAAGCGGCCGTTGCCATAGAGAACCCGGAAGTGGACGCTGCCATGGCGACCCGGGACGCCACGCCGGAATTGACTATAAAGGGGTCGCAG gaggaagaggagcaggagagctCCGAGGGGCCGGAAAAGAGCGGAATTTCCGCGTCCAAAGCAGAGAGTGAACGAGCG GTTTCTGTGGCCTCTGTGAaatcccaggagcaggagcacgACCAAGAGcgagagcaggagaaggagaaggagagggaggaggatgaggacCAGGAGAACATCATTTCCTTGCTGCTCTCTGATGCAGAGCCCAAGGGTGAAAGCCACAG GACACCAAAGCGAGTCCTGGTGTTCGTGCGGGTCAAGCCAACTGCTCATTTTGCCCAAGAGATGATCAGGCTTGGCTCAGACAACAAG AGCATCGATATCTACATCCAAAAGAGTCCCAGGGGAGGAGTTGTGAATAACTCTCAGACTGACTGGTCCTTCAAGCTGGATGGGCTCCTCCACAACACTTCCCAGGAAATGGTTTATGACACCGTGGCAAAGGGCTTGGTGTCCAAAGCTTTGCAGGGCTACAATG gcACCATCATGTGCTATGGGCAAACTGGAGCTGGCAAAACCTACACCATGACAGGAACAGCCTCTGAGTACAGGAACAGAGGGATCATCCCCAGAGCTATCCAGCAG ATCTTCAAGTCAGCTGCAGAATTCCTCAATATCCTGGTGACTGTCCGAATTTCCTACCTGGAGATCTACAACGAGGCCTTGTTTGACCTCCTGGCGCCGGCGCTGAGCCGAGGCTGCAAGGACAACCAGCTGTCTGTCATGGATGGTCCCCAGGGGGTTTATGTCAAGGGCCTCTCCATCCACCCTGTCAGCAACGAGGAGGAGGCTCTGCATCTCCTTTTTGAG GGTGAGACCAACAGAGTGAtagcagagcacagcctgaATAAGAATTCCTCCAGATCCCACTGCATCTTCACCATGTACATTGAG TGTCGTTCCAGGGATTACACCAATCACAAATGCCTTAAATCTAAAATCACCTTAATTGACCTGGCAGGGTCTGAGAGGCTGAGCAAGACCAGG TCTGAGGGCCAGGTGCGGGTGGAGGCCTCCTACATCAACAAATCCCTGTccttcctggagcagctggtcATCGCCCTGGCCGATCCCAAGAGGGAGCACATCCCCTTCAGGCAGAGCAAACTCACCCACGTCCTCAAGGACTCGCTGG ggggGAAATGCAACACTGTGCTGGTGACAAACATCTACGGGGAAGCTGAGCACGTGGAAGAGACC CTGTCCTCCCTCCGTTTTGCCACCAGGATGAACTGGGTGACAGCAGAGCCTGTCCCCAACGAGCCCTTCTACCGGGAG gTATCAGTGAAGGCTCTGGAGGAGGAGATCCAGCTCCTGAAGCAAGAGCTGATCATGCAGGACAGCTTG acaAGTCATTCCTTGATGAGTTACAACCCCCTGACTACAGCCCAGAGAGCAGAAATCAGATCCCAAGTCCAGAAATACCTCAGAGGAGTCATTGAGGAAATCGAT ATTGTGAATGTCAGGCAGATCCAGGAGGTGTTTAGACAGTTCAAAATGATTTTAAG GAAGGAAATATGTAGGAGCCCTCCTCCTGAGACAGATCAGGATGAATTCTCACCATCCAAAAGTCCCACCAAGGAtctggaagaagaagaggaaaaggaagaagaagaggaaaaggaagaagaagaggaagtggaagaggaagagaaagaggaagaggaagaggatggagaTGACCAGGACAGTGATGAAGAGCCCTCAATCTCATCTTTAGAGGATTCCCAGAACCTCAG GCCCCTTTTGTCCAAGCAAGAGGCGTTTGAGGTGTTTAAGAAGGAGACTGGACGGGAGATCTACCGGATCTTCAGGGACAACAAGAGAATCCTCATTGCCAGGAAGAAGAGAAGCCATTCTGTGACACAGGGGATCAACGGCCTCAAGCAGCAGATGGAGGCAATCAAGGAGGCTCTGGAGGCTCAGAAGCAGAAGCGGAggcaggagg gAGAATACACGGATGAGAAAGGACGGGTGATCATCGATGAGGAGGAGTTCTCCTTCATCCTGaagctgaaggagctgaaggaggagcacagggctggcttTACCGAGCTGCAGGACCTGAAGGCAGAGATCCAGTACTGCCAACAGCTCATGGATAAGTGCAGGAAAAGGCTCATCTCAG AGTTTGAGATCTGGTACAACGAAACCTTCCGTATCCCCAAAGGTGTGAAGAAAGCTCTGGAGTCTGGTGGGAACATCAGACCTGGAATGATTCCCATAAAGAGAGTCATGTTCCCG GATGAAGACGTGCAGGACAAGTTTGAGCGGGTGCAGGAGACGGCGCTGCCCGACTGCCCGGGCTCTGTGTCCTTCTACAGGGCCAGGATGAAGACAGATCAAAAG
- the KIF9 gene encoding kinesin-like protein KIF9 isoform X1, with product MHQILGVQLRVRRRRRFQHRPGHSRPAAVSLRPRRALAPPGRRTRGHFRESTEAAVAIENPEVDAAMATRDATPELTIKGSQEEEEQESSEGPEKSGISASKAESERAVSVASVKSQEQEHDQEREQEKEKEREEDEDQENIISLLLSDAEPKGESHRTPKRVLVFVRVKPTAHFAQEMIRLGSDNKSIDIYIQKSPRGGVVNNSQTDWSFKLDGLLHNTSQEMVYDTVAKGLVSKALQGYNGTIMCYGQTGAGKTYTMTGTASEYRNRGIIPRAIQQIFKSAAEFLNILVTVRISYLEIYNEALFDLLAPALSRGCKDNQLSVMDGPQGVYVKGLSIHPVSNEEEALHLLFEGETNRVIAEHSLNKNSSRSHCIFTMYIECRSRDYTNHKCLKSKITLIDLAGSERLSKTRSEGQVRVEASYINKSLSFLEQLVIALADPKREHIPFRQSKLTHVLKDSLGGKCNTVLVTNIYGEAEHVEETLSSLRFATRMNWVTAEPVPNEPFYREVSVKALEEEIQLLKQELIMQDSLTSHSLMSYNPLTTAQRAEIRSQVQKYLRGVIEEIDIVNVRQIQEVFRQFKMILSQQEEEVESRLWNKYRLGYMVESESEFSSSSALHLEEAQEQQEEQEDMESTVDKDKDSDQEDDAGILEIGNPPTFPTPGGKKEAKKDDEKEICRSPPPETDQDEFSPSKSPTKDLEEEEEKEEEEEKEEEEEVEEEEKEEEEEDGDDQDSDEEPSISSLEDSQNLRPLLSKQEAFEVFKKETGREIYRIFRDNKRILIARKKRSHSVTQGINGLKQQMEAIKEALEAQKQKRRQEGEYTDEKGRVIIDEEEFSFILKLKELKEEHRAGFTELQDLKAEIQYCQQLMDKCRKRLISEFEIWYNETFRIPKGVKKALESGGNIRPGMIPIKRVMFPDEDVQDKFERVQETALPDCPGSVSFYRARMKTDQKQTFDRTMAALQKMHRKPGLVPAAGKKKALSFLPLT from the exons ATGCACCAGATCCTCGGGGTCCAGCTCCGGgtccgccgccgccgccgcttccaGCATCGTCCCGGCCACTCCCGTCCCGCTGCCGTCTCGCTTCGCCCCCGCCGCGCGCTggccccgcccggccgccgTACGCGGGGCCACTTCCGGGAGAGCACGGAAGCGGCCGTTGCCATAGAGAACCCGGAAGTGGACGCTGCCATGGCGACCCGGGACGCCACGCCGGAATTGACTATAAAGGGGTCGCAG gaggaagaggagcaggagagctCCGAGGGGCCGGAAAAGAGCGGAATTTCCGCGTCCAAAGCAGAGAGTGAACGAGCG GTTTCTGTGGCCTCTGTGAaatcccaggagcaggagcacgACCAAGAGcgagagcaggagaaggagaaggagagggaggaggatgaggacCAGGAGAACATCATTTCCTTGCTGCTCTCTGATGCAGAGCCCAAGGGTGAAAGCCACAG GACACCAAAGCGAGTCCTGGTGTTCGTGCGGGTCAAGCCAACTGCTCATTTTGCCCAAGAGATGATCAGGCTTGGCTCAGACAACAAG AGCATCGATATCTACATCCAAAAGAGTCCCAGGGGAGGAGTTGTGAATAACTCTCAGACTGACTGGTCCTTCAAGCTGGATGGGCTCCTCCACAACACTTCCCAGGAAATGGTTTATGACACCGTGGCAAAGGGCTTGGTGTCCAAAGCTTTGCAGGGCTACAATG gcACCATCATGTGCTATGGGCAAACTGGAGCTGGCAAAACCTACACCATGACAGGAACAGCCTCTGAGTACAGGAACAGAGGGATCATCCCCAGAGCTATCCAGCAG ATCTTCAAGTCAGCTGCAGAATTCCTCAATATCCTGGTGACTGTCCGAATTTCCTACCTGGAGATCTACAACGAGGCCTTGTTTGACCTCCTGGCGCCGGCGCTGAGCCGAGGCTGCAAGGACAACCAGCTGTCTGTCATGGATGGTCCCCAGGGGGTTTATGTCAAGGGCCTCTCCATCCACCCTGTCAGCAACGAGGAGGAGGCTCTGCATCTCCTTTTTGAG GGTGAGACCAACAGAGTGAtagcagagcacagcctgaATAAGAATTCCTCCAGATCCCACTGCATCTTCACCATGTACATTGAG TGTCGTTCCAGGGATTACACCAATCACAAATGCCTTAAATCTAAAATCACCTTAATTGACCTGGCAGGGTCTGAGAGGCTGAGCAAGACCAGG TCTGAGGGCCAGGTGCGGGTGGAGGCCTCCTACATCAACAAATCCCTGTccttcctggagcagctggtcATCGCCCTGGCCGATCCCAAGAGGGAGCACATCCCCTTCAGGCAGAGCAAACTCACCCACGTCCTCAAGGACTCGCTGG ggggGAAATGCAACACTGTGCTGGTGACAAACATCTACGGGGAAGCTGAGCACGTGGAAGAGACC CTGTCCTCCCTCCGTTTTGCCACCAGGATGAACTGGGTGACAGCAGAGCCTGTCCCCAACGAGCCCTTCTACCGGGAG gTATCAGTGAAGGCTCTGGAGGAGGAGATCCAGCTCCTGAAGCAAGAGCTGATCATGCAGGACAGCTTG acaAGTCATTCCTTGATGAGTTACAACCCCCTGACTACAGCCCAGAGAGCAGAAATCAGATCCCAAGTCCAGAAATACCTCAGAGGAGTCATTGAGGAAATCGAT ATTGTGAATGTCAGGCAGATCCAGGAGGTGTTTAGACAGTTCAAAATGATTTTAAG ccagcaggaggaagaagtgGAGAGCAGGCTCTGGAACAAGTACAGGCTGGGATACATGGTTGAGTCTGAGTCTGAGTTCAGTTCTAGTTCTGCTCTGCATTTGGAGGaggctcaggagcagcaggaggagcaggaggacatG GAAAGCACAGTTGATAAGGACAAGGATTCAGACCAGGAGGATGATGCAGGGATTCTTGAGATTGGAAATCCTCCTACATTCCCCACTCCTGGTGGGAAGAAGGAAGCCAAGAAAGATGATGA GAAGGAAATATGTAGGAGCCCTCCTCCTGAGACAGATCAGGATGAATTCTCACCATCCAAAAGTCCCACCAAGGAtctggaagaagaagaggaaaaggaagaagaagaggaaaaggaagaagaagaggaagtggaagaggaagagaaagaggaagaggaagaggatggagaTGACCAGGACAGTGATGAAGAGCCCTCAATCTCATCTTTAGAGGATTCCCAGAACCTCAG GCCCCTTTTGTCCAAGCAAGAGGCGTTTGAGGTGTTTAAGAAGGAGACTGGACGGGAGATCTACCGGATCTTCAGGGACAACAAGAGAATCCTCATTGCCAGGAAGAAGAGAAGCCATTCTGTGACACAGGGGATCAACGGCCTCAAGCAGCAGATGGAGGCAATCAAGGAGGCTCTGGAGGCTCAGAAGCAGAAGCGGAggcaggagg gAGAATACACGGATGAGAAAGGACGGGTGATCATCGATGAGGAGGAGTTCTCCTTCATCCTGaagctgaaggagctgaaggaggagcacagggctggcttTACCGAGCTGCAGGACCTGAAGGCAGAGATCCAGTACTGCCAACAGCTCATGGATAAGTGCAGGAAAAGGCTCATCTCAG AGTTTGAGATCTGGTACAACGAAACCTTCCGTATCCCCAAAGGTGTGAAGAAAGCTCTGGAGTCTGGTGGGAACATCAGACCTGGAATGATTCCCATAAAGAGAGTCATGTTCCCG GATGAAGACGTGCAGGACAAGTTTGAGCGGGTGCAGGAGACGGCGCTGCCCGACTGCCCGGGCTCTGTGTCCTTCTACAGGGCCAGGATGAAGACAGATCAAAAG
- the KIF9 gene encoding kinesin-like protein KIF9 isoform X3, with protein sequence MHQILGVQLRVRRRRRFQHRPGHSRPAAVSLRPRRALAPPGRRTRGHFRESTEAAVAIENPEVDAAMATRDATPELTIKGSQEEEEQESSEGPEKSGISASKAESERAVSVASVKSQEQEHDQEREQEKEKEREEDEDQENIISLLLSDAEPKGESHRTPKRVLVFVRVKPTAHFAQEMIRLGSDNKSIDIYIQKSPRGGVVNNSQTDWSFKLDGLLHNTSQEMVYDTVAKGLVSKALQGYNGTIMCYGQTGAGKTYTMTGTASEYRNRGIIPRAIQQIFKSAAEFLNILVTVRISYLEIYNEALFDLLAPALSRGCKDNQLSVMDGPQGVYVKGLSIHPVSNEEEALHLLFEGETNRVIAEHSLNKNSSRSHCIFTMYIECRSRDYTNHKCLKSKITLIDLAGSERLSKTRSEGQVRVEASYINKSLSFLEQLVIALADPKREHIPFRQSKLTHVLKDSLGGKCNTVLVTNIYGEAEHVEETLSSLRFATRMNWVTAEPVPNEPFYREVSVKALEEEIQLLKQELIMQDSLTSHSLMSYNPLTTAQRAEIRSQVQKYLRGVIEEIDIVNVRQIQEVFRQFKMILRKAQLIRTRIQTRRMMQGFLRLEILLHSPLLVGRRKPRKMMRRKYVGALLLRQIRMNSHHPKVPPRIWKKKRKRKKKRKRKKKRKWKRKRKRKRKRMEMTRTVMKSPQSHL encoded by the exons ATGCACCAGATCCTCGGGGTCCAGCTCCGGgtccgccgccgccgccgcttccaGCATCGTCCCGGCCACTCCCGTCCCGCTGCCGTCTCGCTTCGCCCCCGCCGCGCGCTggccccgcccggccgccgTACGCGGGGCCACTTCCGGGAGAGCACGGAAGCGGCCGTTGCCATAGAGAACCCGGAAGTGGACGCTGCCATGGCGACCCGGGACGCCACGCCGGAATTGACTATAAAGGGGTCGCAG gaggaagaggagcaggagagctCCGAGGGGCCGGAAAAGAGCGGAATTTCCGCGTCCAAAGCAGAGAGTGAACGAGCG GTTTCTGTGGCCTCTGTGAaatcccaggagcaggagcacgACCAAGAGcgagagcaggagaaggagaaggagagggaggaggatgaggacCAGGAGAACATCATTTCCTTGCTGCTCTCTGATGCAGAGCCCAAGGGTGAAAGCCACAG GACACCAAAGCGAGTCCTGGTGTTCGTGCGGGTCAAGCCAACTGCTCATTTTGCCCAAGAGATGATCAGGCTTGGCTCAGACAACAAG AGCATCGATATCTACATCCAAAAGAGTCCCAGGGGAGGAGTTGTGAATAACTCTCAGACTGACTGGTCCTTCAAGCTGGATGGGCTCCTCCACAACACTTCCCAGGAAATGGTTTATGACACCGTGGCAAAGGGCTTGGTGTCCAAAGCTTTGCAGGGCTACAATG gcACCATCATGTGCTATGGGCAAACTGGAGCTGGCAAAACCTACACCATGACAGGAACAGCCTCTGAGTACAGGAACAGAGGGATCATCCCCAGAGCTATCCAGCAG ATCTTCAAGTCAGCTGCAGAATTCCTCAATATCCTGGTGACTGTCCGAATTTCCTACCTGGAGATCTACAACGAGGCCTTGTTTGACCTCCTGGCGCCGGCGCTGAGCCGAGGCTGCAAGGACAACCAGCTGTCTGTCATGGATGGTCCCCAGGGGGTTTATGTCAAGGGCCTCTCCATCCACCCTGTCAGCAACGAGGAGGAGGCTCTGCATCTCCTTTTTGAG GGTGAGACCAACAGAGTGAtagcagagcacagcctgaATAAGAATTCCTCCAGATCCCACTGCATCTTCACCATGTACATTGAG TGTCGTTCCAGGGATTACACCAATCACAAATGCCTTAAATCTAAAATCACCTTAATTGACCTGGCAGGGTCTGAGAGGCTGAGCAAGACCAGG TCTGAGGGCCAGGTGCGGGTGGAGGCCTCCTACATCAACAAATCCCTGTccttcctggagcagctggtcATCGCCCTGGCCGATCCCAAGAGGGAGCACATCCCCTTCAGGCAGAGCAAACTCACCCACGTCCTCAAGGACTCGCTGG ggggGAAATGCAACACTGTGCTGGTGACAAACATCTACGGGGAAGCTGAGCACGTGGAAGAGACC CTGTCCTCCCTCCGTTTTGCCACCAGGATGAACTGGGTGACAGCAGAGCCTGTCCCCAACGAGCCCTTCTACCGGGAG gTATCAGTGAAGGCTCTGGAGGAGGAGATCCAGCTCCTGAAGCAAGAGCTGATCATGCAGGACAGCTTG acaAGTCATTCCTTGATGAGTTACAACCCCCTGACTACAGCCCAGAGAGCAGAAATCAGATCCCAAGTCCAGAAATACCTCAGAGGAGTCATTGAGGAAATCGAT ATTGTGAATGTCAGGCAGATCCAGGAGGTGTTTAGACAGTTCAAAATGATTTTAAG GAAAGCACAGTTGATAAGGACAAGGATTCAGACCAGGAGGATGATGCAGGGATTCTTGAGATTGGAAATCCTCCTACATTCCCCACTCCTGGTGGGAAGAAGGAAGCCAAGAAAGATGATGA GAAGGAAATATGTAGGAGCCCTCCTCCTGAGACAGATCAGGATGAATTCTCACCATCCAAAAGTCCCACCAAGGAtctggaagaagaagaggaaaaggaagaagaagaggaaaaggaagaagaagaggaagtggaagaggaagagaaagaggaagaggaagaggatggagaTGACCAGGACAGTGATGAAGAGCCCTCAATCTCATCTTTAG
- the KIF9 gene encoding kinesin-like protein KIF9 isoform X4 has product MHQILGVQLRVRRRRRFQHRPGHSRPAAVSLRPRRALAPPGRRTRGHFRESTEAAVAIENPEVDAAMATRDATPELTIKGSQEEEEQESSEGPEKSGISASKAESERAVSVASVKSQEQEHDQEREQEKEKEREEDEDQENIISLLLSDAEPKGESHRTPKRVLVFVRVKPTAHFAQEMIRLGSDNKSIDIYIQKSPRGGVVNNSQTDWSFKLDGLLHNTSQEMVYDTVAKGLVSKALQGYNGTIMCYGQTGAGKTYTMTGTASEYRNRGIIPRAIQQIFKSAAEFLNILVTVRISYLEIYNEALFDLLAPALSRGCKDNQLSVMDGPQGVYVKGLSIHPVSNEEEALHLLFEGETNRVIAEHSLNKNSSRSHCIFTMYIECRSRDYTNHKCLKSKITLIDLAGSERLSKTRSEGQVRVEASYINKSLSFLEQLVIALADPKREHIPFRQSKLTHVLKDSLGGKCNTVLVTNIYGEAEHVEETLSSLRFATRMNWVTAEPVPNEPFYREVSVKALEEEIQLLKQELIMQDSLTSHSLMSYNPLTTAQRAEIRSQVQKYLRGVIEEIDIVNVRQIQEVFRQFKMILSQQEEEVESRLWNKYRLGYMVESESEFSSSSALHLEEAQEQQEEQEDMEGNM; this is encoded by the exons ATGCACCAGATCCTCGGGGTCCAGCTCCGGgtccgccgccgccgccgcttccaGCATCGTCCCGGCCACTCCCGTCCCGCTGCCGTCTCGCTTCGCCCCCGCCGCGCGCTggccccgcccggccgccgTACGCGGGGCCACTTCCGGGAGAGCACGGAAGCGGCCGTTGCCATAGAGAACCCGGAAGTGGACGCTGCCATGGCGACCCGGGACGCCACGCCGGAATTGACTATAAAGGGGTCGCAG gaggaagaggagcaggagagctCCGAGGGGCCGGAAAAGAGCGGAATTTCCGCGTCCAAAGCAGAGAGTGAACGAGCG GTTTCTGTGGCCTCTGTGAaatcccaggagcaggagcacgACCAAGAGcgagagcaggagaaggagaaggagagggaggaggatgaggacCAGGAGAACATCATTTCCTTGCTGCTCTCTGATGCAGAGCCCAAGGGTGAAAGCCACAG GACACCAAAGCGAGTCCTGGTGTTCGTGCGGGTCAAGCCAACTGCTCATTTTGCCCAAGAGATGATCAGGCTTGGCTCAGACAACAAG AGCATCGATATCTACATCCAAAAGAGTCCCAGGGGAGGAGTTGTGAATAACTCTCAGACTGACTGGTCCTTCAAGCTGGATGGGCTCCTCCACAACACTTCCCAGGAAATGGTTTATGACACCGTGGCAAAGGGCTTGGTGTCCAAAGCTTTGCAGGGCTACAATG gcACCATCATGTGCTATGGGCAAACTGGAGCTGGCAAAACCTACACCATGACAGGAACAGCCTCTGAGTACAGGAACAGAGGGATCATCCCCAGAGCTATCCAGCAG ATCTTCAAGTCAGCTGCAGAATTCCTCAATATCCTGGTGACTGTCCGAATTTCCTACCTGGAGATCTACAACGAGGCCTTGTTTGACCTCCTGGCGCCGGCGCTGAGCCGAGGCTGCAAGGACAACCAGCTGTCTGTCATGGATGGTCCCCAGGGGGTTTATGTCAAGGGCCTCTCCATCCACCCTGTCAGCAACGAGGAGGAGGCTCTGCATCTCCTTTTTGAG GGTGAGACCAACAGAGTGAtagcagagcacagcctgaATAAGAATTCCTCCAGATCCCACTGCATCTTCACCATGTACATTGAG TGTCGTTCCAGGGATTACACCAATCACAAATGCCTTAAATCTAAAATCACCTTAATTGACCTGGCAGGGTCTGAGAGGCTGAGCAAGACCAGG TCTGAGGGCCAGGTGCGGGTGGAGGCCTCCTACATCAACAAATCCCTGTccttcctggagcagctggtcATCGCCCTGGCCGATCCCAAGAGGGAGCACATCCCCTTCAGGCAGAGCAAACTCACCCACGTCCTCAAGGACTCGCTGG ggggGAAATGCAACACTGTGCTGGTGACAAACATCTACGGGGAAGCTGAGCACGTGGAAGAGACC CTGTCCTCCCTCCGTTTTGCCACCAGGATGAACTGGGTGACAGCAGAGCCTGTCCCCAACGAGCCCTTCTACCGGGAG gTATCAGTGAAGGCTCTGGAGGAGGAGATCCAGCTCCTGAAGCAAGAGCTGATCATGCAGGACAGCTTG acaAGTCATTCCTTGATGAGTTACAACCCCCTGACTACAGCCCAGAGAGCAGAAATCAGATCCCAAGTCCAGAAATACCTCAGAGGAGTCATTGAGGAAATCGAT ATTGTGAATGTCAGGCAGATCCAGGAGGTGTTTAGACAGTTCAAAATGATTTTAAG ccagcaggaggaagaagtgGAGAGCAGGCTCTGGAACAAGTACAGGCTGGGATACATGGTTGAGTCTGAGTCTGAGTTCAGTTCTAGTTCTGCTCTGCATTTGGAGGaggctcaggagcagcaggaggagcaggaggacatG GAAGGAAATATGTAG